The Panicum hallii strain FIL2 chromosome 9, PHallii_v3.1, whole genome shotgun sequence genome has a window encoding:
- the LOC112874068 gene encoding origin of replication complex subunit 2, whose protein sequence is MAPRGARAEAAASSGSEDEEEEAGFSRSYFLAKEKEPSSGKKRARAAAGKLSDLNLVDEQVLRASLAEIPPKHEEEVDALTRSYKDQYRNWLFELRCGFGLLMYGFGSKKQLLEDFASTTLTDFTVIVINGYLPSINLKQVIATIAEMFWDQAKSKRKRQPGTRSQLSQPFPSQSFDDIISFLKRQTSDDVDDQVCLLIHNIDGPALRDAESQQCLAQVSCCPQVRVVASTDHVNAPLLWDKKMVHTQYRWSWYHVPTFAPYKVECVFYPLILASGGHAQTTKTALVVLQSLTPNAQSVFRVLAEYQLANEKEEGMPVSSLYTKCRERFLVSSQVTLNSHLTEFKDHDLVKIRKHSDGQDCLRIPLVSDALEKLLQELG, encoded by the exons ATGGCCCCCAGAGGCGCCCGCGCGGAGGCGGCAGCCAGCTCCGGctccgaggacgaggaagaGGAGGCGGGGTTCTCCAGGAGCTACTTTCTGGCCAAGGAGAAGGAGCCCTCCTCCGGCAAGaagcgcgcccgcgccgccgcgggcaagCTCTCCGACCTCAACCTCGTCGATGAGCAG GTGTTGCGTGCATCCCTTGCCGAGATCCCCCCAAAGCACGAGGAAGAGGTGGATGCTCTCACGAGAAGCTACAAGGATCAGTACCGCAACTGGCTGTTCGAGCTAAG GTGCGGTTTTGGTCTTTTGATGTATGGGTTTGGATCTAAGAAGCAGCTGCTTGAGGATTTTGCCTCCACTACCTTGACTGATTTTACTGTCATTGTAATCAATGGCTATCTTCCGTCCATCAACTTGAAGCAG GTCATAGCAACAATAGCTGAAATGTTCTGGGATCAAGCAAAATCTAAGCGCAAACGTCAACCTGGAACAAGGTCTCAGTTATCACAGCCTTTTCCTTCACAATCATTCGATGACATCATCTCATTTCTAAAGAGGCAGACATCAGATGATGTGGATGATCAGGTGTGCCTTCTTATACACAATATTGATGGACCTGCCTTGCGTGATGCTGAATCACAGCAATGTCTAGCACAAGTTTCTTGCTGCCCACAAGTCCGTGTTGTTGCATCGACAGACCATGTTAATGCACCTTTAT TATGGGACAAGAAAATGGTGCACACTCAGTACAGGTGGAGCTGGTACCACGTCCCAACATTTGCACCTTACAAAGTCGAATGTGTTTTCTACCCATTGATCCTTGCTAGTGGTGGCCACGCCCAAACCACAAAAACAGCTCTAGTCGTTCTGCAGAGTCTGACACCGAATGCACAAAGTGTTTTCAGAGTTCTTGCTGAATATCAGTTGGCAAATGAAAAGGAGGAAG GTATGCCCGTCAGTAGCTTGTATACAAAATGCCGCGAGCGCTTTCTGGTAAGCAGTCAAGTGACACTGAACTCCCACCTGACAGAGTTTAAAGACCATGATCTGGTTAAGATTAGAAAGCACTCTGATGGCCAAGATTGCCTCCGGATTCCTCTTGTTTCTGATGCACTAGAGAAATTGCTGCAAGAATTGGGTTGA